In the genome of Candidatus Polarisedimenticolia bacterium, the window GCGCGGGATGTCGATGTAGGGCTTCAGCGGCGGCTCCTCGTTCAGCTCGATGGCCCGCTCGGCGATGTTGACGGTCAGGTCCCCGATGCGCTCGAGATCGGTGACGATTTTCAGGGCGGTGGTGATGAAGCGCAGATCGGATGCGGCGGGCTGGCGCAGGGCCAGCAGGCTGACGCAGAGATGGTCGATGTCCAGCTCCATCGCGTCGACCCGTGGGTCGGAGTCGATGACGCCCTTCGCCTGCTCCGAATCGCGCGACAGAAGCGATTTCATGGAGGAGGCGATCATCAGCTCCACGGTGCCTCCCAGGAGCAGGATCTTCTCCTTGAGCTGCTGCAGGTCCCTCTCGTATTGCCGGCTGGTGTGTTCCAACGCGCTTTCTCCTTCGCGGATTGCTGCGGGCACTCCTATCCGAAGCGGCCGGTGATGTAGTCCTCGGTCCGCCGATCGGAAGGATTGGTGAAGATCTTCTCCGTCCGGTCCACTTCCACCAGGGCGCCGCTCAGCAGGAACGCGGTTCGATCCGAGACCCGGGCCGCCTGCTGCATGTTGTGGGTGACGATGACCACCGTGTAGCGGCTCCTGAGCTCGTCGATCAGCTCCTCGATGCGCGCCGTGGAGATGGGATCGAGCGCCGAGCAGGGCTCGTCCATGAGGATGACCTCCGGATCCACCGCCAGCACCCGCGCCAGGCAGACGCGCTGCTGCTGGCCGCCCGACAGCGCCATGGCGGAGGTGTGCAGCCGATCCGAGACCTCGTCCCACAGCGCCGCCTGCCGCAGGCTCTTCTCCACGATGGCCTCCAGCTCGGAGCGCCGGGGCGCACGGTGGATGCGGGGGCCGAACGCGACGTTCTCGAAGATCGACTTGGGAAACGGGTTCGGCTTCTGGAACAGCATGCCGACGCGGCGCCGCAAGTCCACCAGGTCGGTGCCGGGCGCGTAGACGTTGCTGCCGTCGAAGAGGACCTCGCCTTCCACCTTCACGTCGGTGCCGATCTCGGCGATCCGGTTGATCGATTTGATCAGGGTGGACTTCCCGCAGCCGGAAGGACCGATGATGGCGGTCACGCGATGCTCCGGCACGGTGAGGTTGATGTCCTTCAGCGCCTGCCGGCCCGGATAGTGGAAGCCCATGCCGCGCAGCTCGACCTTGGTCTCCGGCGCGGGAGCCGAGTCGTCACGAGCGCGCTCGACGGTGACCGTCTTCGGCAGGGGGGGCATCGGCTCTCCAGGAGCCAGGGTGATACGCGTCATGGTTGATGCATCCGCTCCAGGCGGCGCGTGGCCCAGCGCGACAGCATGGAGAAAGCCAGGACCGAGAAGATCAGGACCGTCGCCCCGGCCCACGCCTGGCGATGCCAGTCATCGTAGGGCGACTGGGCGTAAGTGTAAACCTGTACCGTGAGCGACGCCATGGGCTGGTTCAGGGTCGTGGACCAGTAACGGTTGTTGAACGAGGTGAACAGCAGCGGGGCGGTTTCCCCCGCGACCCGGGCCAGGGCCACCAGGACGCCGGTCAGAATCCCCGGAAGCGAGGCCGGCAGGATGACCCGGAAGACCGTGGCGGCGCGCGTCGCGCCCAGCGCCATGGAGCCTTCCCTCAGCG includes:
- the phoU gene encoding phosphate signaling complex protein PhoU, producing the protein MEHTSRQYERDLQQLKEKILLLGGTVELMIASSMKSLLSRDSEQAKGVIDSDPRVDAMELDIDHLCVSLLALRQPAASDLRFITTALKIVTDLERIGDLTVNIAERAIELNEEPPLKPYIDIPRMASKVAGMVHQALDAFVNRNSAMAREVLGEDDDVDRLNVQLFRELLTYMIEEPRNVARALRITFIAKYLERIADHATNIAQMVIFLCEGMDVRHTPAGRGSDLR
- the pstB gene encoding phosphate ABC transporter ATP-binding protein PstB — protein: MGFHYPGRQALKDINLTVPEHRVTAIIGPSGCGKSTLIKSINRIAEIGTDVKVEGEVLFDGSNVYAPGTDLVDLRRRVGMLFQKPNPFPKSIFENVAFGPRIHRAPRRSELEAIVEKSLRQAALWDEVSDRLHTSAMALSGGQQQRVCLARVLAVDPEVILMDEPCSALDPISTARIEELIDELRSRYTVVIVTHNMQQAARVSDRTAFLLSGALVEVDRTEKIFTNPSDRRTEDYITGRFG